In Bacteroidales bacterium, a genomic segment contains:
- a CDS encoding VanZ family protein, with protein sequence MKLKAILITYLTLLLLATVLPLNSAGEALNENHVFTLRWDYLLHALVYAPLPVLLAWQLKKLWPAVLLALALAAGLELIQALLPYRGFNMNDMVANGTGVLMGGLLTMTF encoded by the coding sequence ATGAAGCTCAAAGCCATTCTCATCACATACCTCACGCTCCTCCTCCTCGCCACGGTGCTACCACTCAACAGCGCCGGGGAGGCACTGAACGAGAACCATGTTTTCACGCTGCGGTGGGACTACCTGCTCCACGCGCTCGTGTACGCGCCCCTGCCTGTACTCCTCGCATGGCAGCTCAAAAAACTCTGGCCCGCTGTCCTGCTTGCCCTTGCCCTGGCAGCAGGCCTCGAACTCATACAGGCCCTCCTGCCCTACCGGGGTTTTAACATGAATGATATGGTGGCGAATGGGACTGGGGTGCTGATGGGAGGTTTATTGACAATGACTTTTTAA